GAGCTTTACGATTACGCATCGACTCAATTGGCACAGAAGCTCTCTCAACTGGAGGGGGTTGGTGATGTTTCCGTTGGCGGTAGCTCTCTACCCGCTGTGCGGGTACAGCTTAACCCTCAGGCGCTGTTCAATCAGGGGGTTTCGTTAGACGATGTCCGAACCGCGATTAGCCGGGCCAACGTTCGCAAACCGCAGGGATTTTTGAAAGCCAATGCACAAAACTGGCAGGTTCAAACCAACGATGAGATTAAAACAGCCGACCAATATAAACCGATTATTATTCATTACAATAATCAGTCTGCGGTCAGATTACAGGATGTAGCCACCGTCACCGACTCGGTACAAGACATTCGTAATGCCGGTATGGCGAATGGTATTCCCGCCATTTTGATTATGATTCGACGTTCCGCTGATGCCAACATTATCGATACGGTAGACCGCATTCGTGCAGAAATACCTGAACTGCAATCTTATATCCCTGCCTCGATTAATCTCGCGATTGCTCAGGATCGCTCACCCACGATTCGCGCCTCGTTGTTTGAGGTTGAACGCGCCCTGACTATCGCCGTTGCGCTAGTGATTCTGGTGGTATTCCTGTTTCTGCGTTCTGGGCGGGCGACGCTAATCCCGGCGGTTGCCGTACCGGTTTCGCTGATTGGTACCTGTGCCGCCATGTATATGCTCGGTTTTAGTCTGAATAACCTGTCGCTGATGGCCTTGACCATTGCCACGGGCTTTGTAGTCGATGATGCCATTGTGGTGCTGGAGAACATTGCTCGCCATATTGAAGCAGGGCTTAAACCTTTTGATGCCGCACTGAAAGGGGTAAACGAAGTCGGTTTTACCGTTCTCTCGATGAGCCTTTCTCTGGTAGCGGTTTTTATTCCATTGCTGTTTATGAGTGGCTTGCCCGGACGTTTATTCAGCGAGTTTGCTATTTCACTGTCGGTGGCGATTGGGATCTCATTGGTGATTTCTCTTACCCTAACGCCGATGATGTGCGCCCGGTTGCTACAAGCCAGAAAACAGGAACGGCCTCGTTCTTCACAAGGGTTTGGCCGCATCATTCTTGCCCTTCAACAAGGCTATGCCCGTAGTCTTAACTGGACGTTAGATCACTCGCGACTGGTGTTCGTCATCTTTCTTAGCACCATTGTGCTGAACGTCTGGCTGTATGTGAATGTCCCCAAGACCTTCTTTCCTGAACAGGATACCGGTCGACTGATGGGGTTTGTACAGGCAGACCAGAGCATCTCTTTTCAGTCGATGAAAAAGAAGATGGAAGTGCTGATGAAAATCGTCAGTAGCGATCAGGATGTGGATAACGTTACCGGTTTTACCGGCGGTTCACGTACCAATAGCGGCTCCATGTTTATCTCACTCAAGCCGCTGACAGAGCGCAAAGACACAGCCCAACAAGTGATTAATCGTCTAAGGGGCAAACTCTCTCAAGAACCAGGGGCCAGCCTGTTTTTGATGGCTGTGCAAGATGTCAGAGCCGGCGGGCGTCAGTCGAACGCTGGTTATCAATATGCTTTGCTGTCTGACGATCTCAGCATTCTACGTCAATGGGAACCAAAAATTCGGGCGGCATTTGCCACCCTACCTGAACTGACGGATGTTAACTCCGACCAACAGGATAAAGGGGCCGAAATTGCCATCACCTATAACCGAGAAACCATGTCGCGATTAGGGATTGATGTTTCCGCTGCCAACGCCCTGCTCAATAATGCGTTTGGGCAGCGACAAATTTCTACCATCTATCAACCGTTGAACCAATATAAAGTGGTCATGGAAGTTGCGCCTGAGTTTGCTCAAGACCAAAGCGCTCTAGATAAGATGTTTGTCATCAATCAGGATGGCAAACCTATTCCCCTTTCCTACTTTGCCCAGTGGACCCCGGCAAATGCGCCATTATCCGTCAACCACCAAGGCCTTTCCGCCGCGTCTACCGTTTCGTTTAATCTGGCGGAGGGATATTCCTTATCCGAGGCCACCGCAGCTATTGAACGAACCATGACCGCATTAGGCGTTCCCAATACAGTCAGAGGATCTTTTGCCGGTACTGCTCAGGTCTTTCAGGAAATGCTGCAATCACAGATTTTCCTGATTATTGCAGCCATCATGACTGTGTATATCGTACTGGGTGTCCTGTATGAGAGTTATATTCATCCTCTGACCATTTTATCCACCCTGCCATCTGCCGGGGTTGGCGCTATACTGGCTTTAGAACTGTTTGATACCCCATTCAGCCTGATCGCTCTCATCGGCGTTATGCTGTTAATTGGGTTGGTCAAGAAGAACGCCATCATGATGGTGGATTTTGCTCTTACGGCAGAAAGGCAAGGTAACTTGACGCCTCGCGAAGCTATCTTTCAGGCCTGCCTGCTGCGTTTTCGACCGATTATGATGACCACTCTGGCAGCTATTTTTGGTGCTATTCCTCTGGTACTTGGCAGCGGCGACGGAGCGGAATTGCGACAGCCTCTGGGTATCACTATTGTTGGCGGGTTGATAATGAGTCAACTATTAACCCTGTATACTACGCCGGTGATTTATCTCTACTTTGATCGCCTAAGGCTTTGGTATAAAAACCGTCATCCGTCACTGATAACCCCCACTAACCACCTGAGTCTGCCCGGAGGAACCGACACAAAATGAAAAAGAGTCACGTTAATGTGCGTTGGCAACTGTGGATTGTGGCTCTGGGTTTCTTTATGCAGTCGCTGGACACCACCATTCTGAATACGGCCTTGCCTTCTATGGCAGTTAGTCTCAATGAAAGCCCGCTTCAGATGCAATCCGTCATTGTTGCCTATATTCTTACTGTCGCCGTAGGGCTACCCGCCAGCGGCTGGTTAGCGGACCGTATCGGCGTTAAGCCGGTATTTCTATCCGCTATTGTTCTTTTCACCTTCGGTTCTCTGCTTTGCGCTCAGTCAGAAAGCTTACAAGAGCTGATTCGCGCGCGGGTAATACAAGGGATTGGTGGAGCCATGATGGTGCCCGTAGGTCGATTAACCGTGATGAAAATCGTTCCTCGCGAACAGTATATGGCGGCCATGACCTTTGTTACCTTACCCGGGCAGGTTGGCCCATTGATGGGGCCCGCGCTGGGCGGTTTTCTAGTGGAGTACGCCAGTTGGCACTGGATTTTTCTGATTAATATTCCGGTCGGTATTATTGGCGTATTGGCAATCCTGATGATTATGCCTAACTATAAAATGCCGCCGCGCCCCTTCGATGTGGTTGGTTTTATTTTGTTGGCAATTGGTATGGCCACCATTACCCTTTCGCTGGATGGTCACTCTGGTTTAGGCCTGACTCCAACGGCCATTTTGTTTCTATGTACCAGCGGCGTTGCCGCTCTTGGGCTTTATTGGCTACACGCTCGCCGGGCTAAAGCGCCGCTGTTCAATTTGGCTATGTTTAAAATCCCAACCTTTGCGCTAGGGCTGACTGGCAGTTTATTCGCTCGTATTGGTGGCGGGATGCTACCGTTTATGACGCCATTATTTTTACAGGTGGGTTTAGGTTTTTCCCCATTCCACGCTGGTTTGATGATGATTCCCATGATCATTGGCAGCATGAGCATTAAACGTCTGGTGGTGCAAATTGTTAACCGCTATGGCTATCGGGTTGTTCTTAGCATCGCGACCTTAGCCTTACCGGTCATTACGCTGTTGATCCCAATCGCTGGCTTGTTGGGATGGTATGTGCTGATTCCGTTTCTGTTATTTATGCTCGGGGTAACTAATGCGGTACGTTTTTCCACTATGAACACCCTGACGCTGAAAGATTTGCCCGATGAACTCGCCAGCAGCGGTAACAGCCTGCTGTCAATGGTTATGCAGTTATCCATGAGCCTAGGCGTCAGTATTGCAGGGATTCTGTTGGGTATCTTCTCAATGCATCATGTTGCCGTTGGTAGCCCTGACGTTCAACAGGCATTCTTATATACCTATTTGTGTATTGGGTTAATTATGCTGATTCCGACGGCAATTTTTGCTCGGGTTCCCAAAGACAGTGCTAAAAACGTCTTGTTGGGTTCGGGTAACCGTCGAGATAAATCCGATAACTAACGGAAATTAAATCTAATGAAATTGGGGATCACCGGAAAGCTATTCTTTGCCATTTTAGCCACCTGCATGCTGGTACTCATTACCATGCACTGGGGCGTTCGCCTGAGTTTTGAACGGGGTTTTACCGATTATATCCGCTCCGGTAACGAACAACGTTTAAGTTTGCTAGGCAATGCGCTGGCAGAACGCTATCGCCATGAGGGTAACTGGCAATTTCTCCAGCGCAATGAAAAAATCATTTATCAGCTATTGCCCTCGATTGAACAAAGCCATGATGAGAATGACGAACAGACGTTACCGCCTCAAGGGTGGCGAGTCCCTTTCTGGATCTTTGATACTCAGAACCATATGCTTGCAGGATCCTCCCACCCGGTTCCACGTCAGGCTACCCGTAAAGCCATCACGCTGGATGGGAAAACCATCGGCTGGATTGTTGGTATGCCGAGCGAAAAATTAACCCGCAGTGCCGATATAAATTTTGCTAAACAACAAAATCGCACCAGTTGGATGTTGATTGGCCTTTCAACCCTACTGGCCGCCATTGCCACGCTGCTGGTTTCCCGCAGCCTGTTATCTCGCGTAAAACACTTGGTTACCGGTACCCACCAACTGGCAGCCGGAGACTTTTCCGCTCGGGTTCTGGTCACCAGTAAAGATGAACTGGGAATGTTGGCCAATGACTTTAACCAACTGGCCAACACGCTAGAAAAAAACGAACGTATGCGACAGGCCTTTATTGCCGATGTCTCCCACGAGTTACGAACGCCGTTAGCCGTATTGCAGGGAGAATTGGAAGCGCTAGAGGACGGGGTCCGCCAACTCACCGCGACCTCCTTACATTCGCTGCAGGCTGAAGTGCGATCCCTGACCAAATTAGTCAATGATTTACATCAGCTTTCATTATCCGATTTAGGGGCTCTAACGTATAAAAAGAGCAATCTCGATCTGATCGCATTACTGGAACAGGCTATCGCGGCCTATCAAAGTCGCTTTACCCATAAGGGATTAGCCATTGAAACCGATCTACCACAAAGTGCCGTCGTTTTTGGCGATCCCGACCGGCTATCACAGCTGTTTCATAATTTGTTAGAAAACAGTCTGCGTTATACCGATGCCACTTACGCCGATACGCAGGGACGGCTACGTATCTCGGTCACCATCACTAAAGCATCAATACTGTTACACTGGCACGATTCTGCGCCTGGTGTTACTGATGAACAGTTAAGTCAGATTTTTGAGCGTTTTTATCGTACTGAAGTTTCACGCAACCGCGCCAACGGCGGCTCTGGATTAGGCCTCTCCATCTGCTGGAATATTGTTGATGCTCACGGCGGAGAAATTAGCGCCAACCATTCTGCTTTAGGCGGACTAGAAATTCAGTTACTCTTACCGCTGGTAACAGAAATGGTATCCCCATAACCATGACAGAAAGCGCCCTATTATCCGGCAATGATTTGCCGCCCGTATTGATTGTAGAAGATGAGCCTAAGCTGGGTCAGTTGTTAATTGATTATCTTCAGGCCGCCGGGTATCGCACCCATTTGATTACTCAAGGCCAAGAAGTCATTGATTGGGTGAAACAATACGCTCCTTCGCTGATCCTGTTAGATTTGATGTTACCCGGCGTTGATGGCATCACACTGTGTCGTGAAATTCGTACTTTCTCTGATGTGCCGGTGGTGATAGTAACGGCAAAGACTGAAGAGATCGATCGTCTATCCGGACTGGAAATCGGTGCGGATGACTACATCTGTAAGCCCTATAGCCCACGGGAAGTGGTGGCTCGGGTTAAAACTATTTTAAGACGTTGCTATCTGCCGGTCAGAGAATTACCCTCTGTGGAATTGGGTTTACAGTTGGATGATTCACAGTTTCAGATTCGATATAACAATACCAGCCTTGATTTGACCGCCGCCGAATTTCGGTTGCTAAAAACCCTGTCGACCCATCCGGGCCAGGTGCTGACCAGAGAATCGCTGTTGGATAACCTTTACGACGACTACCGTGTGGTAACCGATCGAACCGTGGACAGTCATATCAAGAATTTACGCCGTAAACTGGAAGCCTTAGCGCCAGAAAAAGTATTTATCCGCTCGGTATACGGGTTAGGCTACCGTTGGGAAGAGTAAGTAAACAGGTATTTATGCTTTTCTGAGTAGTGATGGAAAATACAACAGGAGTTGTCAGGTTAATGAATTTAGTTATTAAGCGTTCCCTTTTCGTTCTAATTATTCACACCTTATTGGTCTCTGTTGTCCATGCAGAGACAGCTAAGGACTGCGTAGTGGGTAAAGAGACCGTTATTAATAATCATCTGGCTCTGCTCAACATGCCAGAATTTAATCATGCCCGTGAAGTGGAAACCGTCACCGAAAGCGACAATACCCACTCAGCCTTTTACTATAAATTTAACTACGACCGCTGCGGCCAGTTGACCGATATGTATGCCCAAATAACGCGCAATGAACTGCGCTTTCGCATTGATTCCAGCTACGATATCCGTAGAAATCAACAGGGCTGGAGAAATAGTTACAACGTCACTCTATTTGGTATGAATAAACTGTTTTATGCCCGGGAAGGTGCGATTGATTATCATACTGATGATAAAGGGCTAATCGTCAGCTCAACGGATAATTACCTTTCCGGCAGTGATGATAAAAAAGCAGAAAACGGTGTAACCAACGGCATCTATAAAACTGACGATAAATTCCGTATGGCTTATAGCTTATTGAGCGGTAGTGACGAAACTGTCAACGGCGAATACCGTTTCTTCTTTCAGCCGGACAATAAGCCCTTCGCCTTGATCGGCCCGACAATGAGCATTAGTTACCTGTATGACAGCCAGCAACGTGCCAGCGGCATGATAGAAATTACCGTTTCCCCCTACTATCTTGGCAATAAAAAAACCGACTGTCTGGAATGGAATGAGCGTAATGACTGCACTAAATCCATTAGCAAGGAGCTAGAGCTGTTTCCAACCTATGTGGTAGACCGAACAACGGTGTTGCGATCGACTTATACTTACTGGTGACGAGTAAATCGGTACCAATGAACATTCCGGTCGTATAAACGACATTGCATATATTGGCATTGCACTCGGCCGGAAGACCATCGGTACTCAGTGATGAAGCTCATCAGACGAGCCTGCCTACGGTAACCTCACCTTTCGATTAACTATTTCAGTCATAAAACTTCACTATCGAACTGTACCCACGAGCAGTAAATCTTAAAACACGTCTTGTTTCACGCCTGCCGTTGCCATTCATCTCAACCAGGTCTACAATTCCGGCCCTGGGATTTTCCCAAGGCTGTACCCTTAGGGTGCGGCTCTGACTTGTGATCAGACTAAGAGACTAACAACATGTTTAAACCGGAATTACTTTCTCCGGCCGGTACGCTGAAAAATATGCGTTACGCCTTTGCCTATGGCGCAGATGCAGTTTATGCCGGTCAGCCTCGTTACAGCCTGCGGGTGCGTAACAACGAATTCAATCACCAGAATCTGGCTTTAGGCATTAATGAAGCCCATGCCCTTGGTAAAAAGTTTTATGTGGTGGTTAATATCGCCCCCCATAACTCCAAACTCAAAACTTTTATTCGCGATCTGGCCCCCGTCGTCGAAATGGGCCCGGATGCCTTAATTATGTCCGATCCAGGGCTGATTATGATGGTACGTGAAGCGTTTCCTGATATTGATATTCACCTTTCCGTACAGGCCAACGCCGTAAACTGGGCAACGGTGAAATTCTGGAAACAGATGGGGCTGACCCGCGTCATTCTCTCCCGCGAATTATCGCTGGAAGAGATTGAAGAAATTCGCCAGCAAGTACCAGACATTGAACTGGAAACCTTTGTACACGGTGCTTTATGCATGGCCTATTCTGGCCGTTGCCTGCTTTCAGGTTATATTAATAAGCGCGATCCTAACCAAGGCACTTGCACTAACGCCTGTCGCTGGGAGTATAAAATGGAAGAAGGTAAAGAGGATGACACCGGCAACATTGTGCATATTCATGAACCCATTCCAGTAAAAAACGTTGACCCAACCTTGGGTGCCGGTGCCCCTACCGATAAAGTGTTTATGATTGAAGAAGCGCTGCGTCCTGGCGAGTATATGAGCGCCTTTGAAGATGAACACGGCACTTATATTATGAATTCTAAAGATCTGCGAGCCGTTCAACACGTGGAGCGGTTAACTCAGTTAGGCGTTCATTCATTAAAAATTGAAGGCCGCACCAAATCGTTCTACTACTGTGCACGTACCGCTCAGGTTTATCGTCGAGCCATCGATGATGCCGTTGCAGGTAAACCATTCGATGACTCACTAATGACAACGTTAGAATCATTAGCCCATCGCGGATATACCGAAGGTTTTTTACGCCGCCATGTACATGATGAACATCAAAATTATGACTACGGCTATTCTATTTCTGACAGCCAGCAGTTTGTTGGGGAGTTTACCGGCGAGCGTCGTAATGGTTTAGCGGCAGTTGATGTAAAAAATAAATTTTCCGTTGGCGACAGCGTCGAGATGATGACCCCAAGAGGCAATATCCATTTCACCATTGAATCAATGGAAACCAACAAGGGGCAACCAACTGAAGTCGCTCCGGGTAACGGACATGTCGTTTATCTGCCTGTTCCAGAAGATATTAACCTGGAATACGCTTTGCTGATGCGAAATTTAGCCGGAAGCAACAACACACGAAACCCGCACAGTGCATAAAATTTATTTTTTTCCACTGACGGCGTTAAAAATCACACGCTTTAATTTAAATTATTAGAAATAGATCACATCTATTAGTAAATAAAAGGACTACTATCTCAGTCCTAAAGATTAATAACTAGACGAGTTCCTATTATCTCTTTAATAGAAACCACCTCCTTACCAGTCCAATCTCCCTTGGGCTGGTTTCTTTTTTTCTAGGGTTTGTCTAATTCCGTTCCCATTCTTTTCGCTATTTTAACCGTGCATTATACGACTATCGTCTGGTGCCAGCTCTCTATCGGTCATACCATAGTCTCGAATAATTCCGGCAATCTTTAGCCGATAATCGTTAAAAATCGTCGCTCGACCTTTAGCCTGTGCTTGTCGGTGCAACGCTAATTGTCTCCATTGCTGAACGGCCTGTTCATCGCGCCAAAATGAAAGAGACAACACCTTGCCCGGTTCAGACAAGCTTTCAAACCGCTCAATAGAAATAAAACCATCTATTTCACTCAACAAAGGCTTTAACTCAGCGGCTAAATCCAGATAGGCTTGCTTATGCCCCGGTTTTATCTGTACTTCAAAGATGACTGCAATCATTGTTTCCTTCCTTACTCATTTCAAATAAAAACGCATTTTAATGTAAACAATGGGTAAAAATACTATCACTCAGCATGGAATCGCTATACTGCTTTTATCTTCTCTCATTTAATACTTTCAGGAGGGGCAATGGTTGCCTCAGCCAACGCATTTATTATATTAAATGGGTAAAGGAGCAAACACTCCAGAAGTTCGGGATGCTATCACGCAGCTCGGAGAACAAGGAAACCAACTCGAAGTTAGGGTTACCTGAGAGTATGGCGACACTGTTCATTATGTGAGGGCAAGAATAAGGGGCACATATTGCGCCCCTTCAAATCGTAAAAATAATGCGTTTAGTTCTGCATTAAAAGTGGTCAGTAAACTATCGATATTTAGCTACGGAGCACATAAATCTTTTGGATAACGATTAATTCGCTTCAGCCAAATCCTTTGGCATATTGCTTTGCATGTTATGCCAGATAACGCCGCTGGCTTTACCATACTGACGCACACACTCCATTACTTGGTCATGTAACCTGTCGCGACACAATTCAGCAAGACGTTGATAGAAGCTCATAGCTAACTGACGTGCTTCCGGATTGGAAAAATAGTAACGACCAACGCGAATATAGAGCCCTTTGATACCATTAAGAATCAGGCCATAAATCGGATTCCCTGAGGCAAAAGCTAAACCACGGAAAATATTATAATCCAACTCGGTAAAGCGCTCTGGACGGTCTTCTGGGCTATTCGCCTGCGCTAAAACTTCCTGAGCTTTTTCCGGATGTTGACGAACCGCTGCGCGAATAAATATTGCGGCAATATTAGTTCTGACGGCCAGAAGATTATCAATTAATTGAGGAACACTATCGTGATCTAAACGCACCAGCGTTTCCAACAGGCTCAGGCTGGAAGTTTCCCAGAAATTATTTACTTTAGTTGGTTTACCGTGCTGTATGGTCAACCAACCATCTCTGGCCAAACGCTGCAATACTTCACGCAATGTGGTACGAGTTACGCCAATAAGTTCGGAGAGTTCACGTTCTGCGGGCAAAATAGTCCCCGGAGGAAACCGGTTGTTCCAAATGCTCTCAATTAAATACTCTTCCGCAAATCCTGCCGGACTCTGCGCTTTGATCACCATAAAAGTGCTATTCCATTAAGATACAAAAATAAAAACGACTTGTTGCATTATACCAGAAGCCCACAGCCGGATATAGCATCCCAAAATATCTAATAGAGTAAACTGTGGTTTAGATTGCAAAAATAGGCTAATTTTAGTGTAAAAAATTACTTAATCATTTTAAATCAATCAGGAAAAAAGAAATCCTTGGCTAAGATAGAAAATCTTAACCATAAATGTCATATGAAAGATGGCATAGAAATAAAACTAGTTTAAACTACCGCTATCGGCGATCGCTCATGCATATTAAAGTGAATTAATCATGTTATGTTATTTAAATAGCTGTTCTAAAGGACGAAGTTCCTGGTTCTTGCTGGCTCTGATTGTTATTGTACTTGAGTTAATTGCCCTCTATTTCCAACACGTAATGCTATTGAGACCTTGTGTGCTCTGCATTTACGAGCGTTGTGCGCTATTTGGCATCTTAGGCGCAGCCCTGATTGGTATGTTGGCACCCTCCTCTACGCTGATACGTTTTCTGGCTATTATTGTCTGGTTATACAGCTCTATCGAAGGCCTATTGTTGACATGGAAACACACCGTGATTCAACTTTACCCTTCTCCAGCAAACACCTGCGATGTTCTGGTTAACTTTCCGACTTGGTTACCGTTGGATAAGTGGTTACCTGAAGTATTCGTGGCTAACGGTGATTGTAGTGAAAAACAGTGGTCATTCCTTTCATTGGAAATGCCCCAGTGGTTACTGATTATTTTTGCTATCAGTTTGGCTATTGTCACTCTAGTGATTATTGCTCAGTTCGTTAAACCAAAAAGACGCTTTTTCTATAACAACC
Above is a window of Limnobaculum parvum DNA encoding:
- a CDS encoding antibiotic biosynthesis monooxygenase family protein; translated protein: MIAVIFEVQIKPGHKQAYLDLAAELKPLLSEIDGFISIERFESLSEPGKVLSLSFWRDEQAVQQWRQLALHRQAQAKGRATIFNDYRLKIAGIIRDYGMTDRELAPDDSRIMHG
- the baeS gene encoding envelope stress sensor histidine kinase BaeS, with product MKLGITGKLFFAILATCMLVLITMHWGVRLSFERGFTDYIRSGNEQRLSLLGNALAERYRHEGNWQFLQRNEKIIYQLLPSIEQSHDENDEQTLPPQGWRVPFWIFDTQNHMLAGSSHPVPRQATRKAITLDGKTIGWIVGMPSEKLTRSADINFAKQQNRTSWMLIGLSTLLAAIATLLVSRSLLSRVKHLVTGTHQLAAGDFSARVLVTSKDELGMLANDFNQLANTLEKNERMRQAFIADVSHELRTPLAVLQGELEALEDGVRQLTATSLHSLQAEVRSLTKLVNDLHQLSLSDLGALTYKKSNLDLIALLEQAIAAYQSRFTHKGLAIETDLPQSAVVFGDPDRLSQLFHNLLENSLRYTDATYADTQGRLRISVTITKASILLHWHDSAPGVTDEQLSQIFERFYRTEVSRNRANGGSGLGLSICWNIVDAHGGEISANHSALGGLEIQLLLPLVTEMVSP
- the mdtC gene encoding multidrug efflux RND transporter permease subunit MdtC gives rise to the protein MKFYALFINRPVATILLTLGIILSGILGFKLLPVSPLPKIDFPVISVSASLPGASPETMASSIATPLERSLGAIAGVNEMTSTSSLGSTRIILQFDMDRDINGAARDVQAAINAAHNLLPSGMPSRPTYRKANPSDAPIMILTLTSDVYSQGELYDYASTQLAQKLSQLEGVGDVSVGGSSLPAVRVQLNPQALFNQGVSLDDVRTAISRANVRKPQGFLKANAQNWQVQTNDEIKTADQYKPIIIHYNNQSAVRLQDVATVTDSVQDIRNAGMANGIPAILIMIRRSADANIIDTVDRIRAEIPELQSYIPASINLAIAQDRSPTIRASLFEVERALTIAVALVILVVFLFLRSGRATLIPAVAVPVSLIGTCAAMYMLGFSLNNLSLMALTIATGFVVDDAIVVLENIARHIEAGLKPFDAALKGVNEVGFTVLSMSLSLVAVFIPLLFMSGLPGRLFSEFAISLSVAIGISLVISLTLTPMMCARLLQARKQERPRSSQGFGRIILALQQGYARSLNWTLDHSRLVFVIFLSTIVLNVWLYVNVPKTFFPEQDTGRLMGFVQADQSISFQSMKKKMEVLMKIVSSDQDVDNVTGFTGGSRTNSGSMFISLKPLTERKDTAQQVINRLRGKLSQEPGASLFLMAVQDVRAGGRQSNAGYQYALLSDDLSILRQWEPKIRAAFATLPELTDVNSDQQDKGAEIAITYNRETMSRLGIDVSAANALLNNAFGQRQISTIYQPLNQYKVVMEVAPEFAQDQSALDKMFVINQDGKPIPLSYFAQWTPANAPLSVNHQGLSAASTVSFNLAEGYSLSEATAAIERTMTALGVPNTVRGSFAGTAQVFQEMLQSQIFLIIAAIMTVYIVLGVLYESYIHPLTILSTLPSAGVGAILALELFDTPFSLIALIGVMLLIGLVKKNAIMMVDFALTAERQGNLTPREAIFQACLLRFRPIMMTTLAAIFGAIPLVLGSGDGAELRQPLGITIVGGLIMSQLLTLYTTPVIYLYFDRLRLWYKNRHPSLITPTNHLSLPGGTDTK
- the baeR gene encoding envelope stress response regulator BaeR, whose product is MTESALLSGNDLPPVLIVEDEPKLGQLLIDYLQAAGYRTHLITQGQEVIDWVKQYAPSLILLDLMLPGVDGITLCREIRTFSDVPVVIVTAKTEEIDRLSGLEIGADDYICKPYSPREVVARVKTILRRCYLPVRELPSVELGLQLDDSQFQIRYNNTSLDLTAAEFRLLKTLSTHPGQVLTRESLLDNLYDDYRVVTDRTVDSHIKNLRRKLEALAPEKVFIRSVYGLGYRWEE
- the mdtD gene encoding multidrug transporter subunit MdtD; its protein translation is MKKSHVNVRWQLWIVALGFFMQSLDTTILNTALPSMAVSLNESPLQMQSVIVAYILTVAVGLPASGWLADRIGVKPVFLSAIVLFTFGSLLCAQSESLQELIRARVIQGIGGAMMVPVGRLTVMKIVPREQYMAAMTFVTLPGQVGPLMGPALGGFLVEYASWHWIFLINIPVGIIGVLAILMIMPNYKMPPRPFDVVGFILLAIGMATITLSLDGHSGLGLTPTAILFLCTSGVAALGLYWLHARRAKAPLFNLAMFKIPTFALGLTGSLFARIGGGMLPFMTPLFLQVGLGFSPFHAGLMMIPMIIGSMSIKRLVVQIVNRYGYRVVLSIATLALPVITLLIPIAGLLGWYVLIPFLLFMLGVTNAVRFSTMNTLTLKDLPDELASSGNSLLSMVMQLSMSLGVSIAGILLGIFSMHHVAVGSPDVQQAFLYTYLCIGLIMLIPTAIFARVPKDSAKNVLLGSGNRRDKSDN
- the dsbB gene encoding disulfide bond formation protein DsbB; amino-acid sequence: MLCYLNSCSKGRSSWFLLALIVIVLELIALYFQHVMLLRPCVLCIYERCALFGILGAALIGMLAPSSTLIRFLAIIVWLYSSIEGLLLTWKHTVIQLYPSPANTCDVLVNFPTWLPLDKWLPEVFVANGDCSEKQWSFLSLEMPQWLLIIFAISLAIVTLVIIAQFVKPKRRFFYNNPL
- the fadR gene encoding fatty acid metabolism transcriptional regulator FadR; its protein translation is MVIKAQSPAGFAEEYLIESIWNNRFPPGTILPAERELSELIGVTRTTLREVLQRLARDGWLTIQHGKPTKVNNFWETSSLSLLETLVRLDHDSVPQLIDNLLAVRTNIAAIFIRAAVRQHPEKAQEVLAQANSPEDRPERFTELDYNIFRGLAFASGNPIYGLILNGIKGLYIRVGRYYFSNPEARQLAMSFYQRLAELCRDRLHDQVMECVRQYGKASGVIWHNMQSNMPKDLAEAN
- the trhP gene encoding prephenate-dependent tRNA uridine(34) hydroxylase TrhP, which encodes MFKPELLSPAGTLKNMRYAFAYGADAVYAGQPRYSLRVRNNEFNHQNLALGINEAHALGKKFYVVVNIAPHNSKLKTFIRDLAPVVEMGPDALIMSDPGLIMMVREAFPDIDIHLSVQANAVNWATVKFWKQMGLTRVILSRELSLEEIEEIRQQVPDIELETFVHGALCMAYSGRCLLSGYINKRDPNQGTCTNACRWEYKMEEGKEDDTGNIVHIHEPIPVKNVDPTLGAGAPTDKVFMIEEALRPGEYMSAFEDEHGTYIMNSKDLRAVQHVERLTQLGVHSLKIEGRTKSFYYCARTAQVYRRAIDDAVAGKPFDDSLMTTLESLAHRGYTEGFLRRHVHDEHQNYDYGYSISDSQQFVGEFTGERRNGLAAVDVKNKFSVGDSVEMMTPRGNIHFTIESMETNKGQPTEVAPGNGHVVYLPVPEDINLEYALLMRNLAGSNNTRNPHSA